The Latilactobacillus sakei subsp. sakei DSM 20017 = JCM 1157 genome includes a window with the following:
- a CDS encoding guanylate kinase yields the protein MVEKQLLVITGATGSGKTTVSHWLTEMYQIPQVVTHTTRPKRHNEVDSVDYYFETESSLAQKHLIESVTYSGYHYGSSHEALELAWAKSPLISLVVDTKGAQTYLETFGKQVTVLFLTVSEATALISRLEKRNDSPEAIQKRLASAEFKRDLMVSGPLHDQAQIIVNDDWQETQKTLMTIIEQLRQ from the coding sequence ATGGTAGAAAAACAGTTATTAGTGATTACAGGCGCCACCGGTAGTGGTAAAACAACGGTTAGTCATTGGTTAACCGAAATGTATCAGATTCCCCAAGTCGTAACCCATACGACGCGGCCTAAACGGCATAACGAAGTCGATAGTGTGGATTACTATTTCGAGACTGAGTCATCGCTTGCACAGAAGCATTTAATCGAATCAGTGACTTATTCAGGCTATCATTATGGTTCTTCACATGAAGCGCTTGAGCTAGCTTGGGCGAAGTCCCCATTGATCAGTTTAGTGGTTGATACCAAAGGGGCCCAGACTTATCTGGAAACCTTTGGCAAACAAGTGACCGTCTTATTTTTAACGGTCTCGGAAGCAACAGCTTTAATTAGTCGCTTAGAAAAGCGTAATGATTCACCAGAAGCAATCCAAAAACGCCTTGCGAGTGCGGAATTTAAACGGGATTTAATGGTTTCAGGACCGTTACATGATCAAGCACAGATTATTGTGAATGATGACTGGCAAGAAACGCAAAAGACATTGATGACAATTATTGAACAGTTACGTCAATAA
- a CDS encoding ribonucleotide-diphosphate reductase subunit beta codes for MDYLYYKAINWDDIKDNFDKYMWERLTTNFWLDIRIPITNDQTAWQQLSDTQQQAITRMLAGTSMLAVYQSEVGTPAIRHDRRTQQEESVLNTITFMKSVHAKSCTTIFRALIPGNGGESFTWADDNANLQAEIDQLAQMSTSDMALQKKALFILTETGLSFGKYWTILQTQALVNTYQMLANILRGSALFSAYIGYKFRLRFEELTVSDQTELQYWINTQFDQLMQTEKDFLEANLDDATEAINLASYGANHALMSLGFNAVYEVQPSSLVAQLKELMIDQNQFLQQVTAANNESDTEKMTDNDYDF; via the coding sequence ATGGACTACTTATACTACAAAGCAATTAACTGGGATGATATTAAAGATAATTTCGATAAATACATGTGGGAACGACTCACCACTAACTTTTGGTTGGACATTCGGATTCCCATCACGAATGATCAAACGGCTTGGCAACAGCTATCAGATACTCAACAACAGGCCATTACTCGTATGTTGGCAGGTACATCAATGTTAGCCGTCTACCAATCAGAAGTTGGCACCCCTGCTATTCGCCACGATCGGCGAACTCAACAAGAAGAATCCGTATTAAACACCATTACCTTTATGAAATCAGTCCATGCCAAAAGCTGTACGACCATTTTCCGGGCTCTGATTCCGGGTAACGGCGGTGAAAGTTTTACTTGGGCAGATGATAATGCCAATCTGCAAGCTGAAATTGACCAACTAGCCCAAATGAGCACTAGCGATATGGCCTTACAGAAAAAAGCCCTTTTTATTCTGACTGAAACTGGGCTCTCGTTTGGTAAATACTGGACAATACTTCAAACACAGGCTCTCGTCAATACTTACCAAATGTTGGCTAATATTCTCCGCGGTAGCGCTCTTTTTAGTGCTTATATTGGTTACAAATTTCGCCTCAGATTTGAAGAACTCACTGTAAGTGATCAAACCGAACTGCAGTATTGGATTAATACACAGTTTGATCAACTCATGCAAACTGAAAAAGACTTCTTAGAAGCTAACCTTGACGATGCCACCGAAGCCATCAATCTGGCCTCCTATGGTGCCAATCATGCATTAATGTCACTTGGCTTTAACGCTGTCTACGAAGTTCAACCGTCTTCACTAGTGGCGCAACTCAAAGAACTGATGATTGACCAAAATCAATTTTTGCAACAGGTAACGGCTGCAAACAATGAATCGGACACTGAAAAAATGACCGATAACGACTACGACTTTTAA
- a CDS encoding Fur family transcriptional regulator, translating into MSEMTTALAVLKANGFKITKQRREMLTYLAQYENHYIPVTQIDDHMRAIFPGMSHDTIYRNIKDFEQLGLVEQQTEGEQAHVKYQCDFEHRHHHHFICRNCGKVIELKMCPLDFFSDQLPNCQVEGHQFELYGLCEDCQENE; encoded by the coding sequence ATGAGTGAAATGACGACGGCGCTGGCCGTTTTAAAAGCAAACGGATTTAAGATCACAAAGCAACGTCGCGAAATGTTGACTTATTTAGCGCAGTACGAAAATCATTACATCCCAGTGACCCAAATTGACGATCATATGCGGGCGATTTTCCCAGGGATGAGTCATGATACCATTTATCGCAATATTAAAGACTTTGAGCAGCTCGGTTTAGTCGAGCAACAAACTGAAGGCGAACAAGCTCATGTGAAGTATCAGTGTGATTTTGAACATCGTCATCATCATCACTTTATTTGCCGTAACTGTGGCAAGGTGATTGAGTTGAAGATGTGTCCACTGGATTTCTTCAGTGATCAACTCCCCAACTGCCAAGTTGAAGGACATCAATTTGAGTTATACGGTCTTTGTGAAGACTGTCAAGAAAATGAATAG
- a CDS encoding thiol peroxidase, translating to MQITRHDQPLETIGTPPKVGEQLPAFELVDADHQTRTTQQLLGKRTLISIVPDINTRVCSIQTKHFNQAIDQFTDINFYTVSTNTVEQQQAWCAAEGVQLMQLLSDEALSFGKALNLYVPSNNTLQRSIMIVEADGTISYEELIVEQTDEPNHAAALEFLKSAH from the coding sequence ATGCAAATTACAAGACATGATCAACCACTCGAGACAATTGGGACACCACCTAAAGTTGGTGAGCAATTACCCGCTTTTGAATTGGTTGATGCAGATCATCAAACACGCACAACCCAACAATTACTGGGCAAACGAACATTGATTAGCATTGTGCCAGATATCAATACACGTGTTTGCAGCATTCAAACAAAACACTTTAATCAAGCAATTGATCAATTTACAGATATCAACTTCTACACCGTTTCAACGAATACCGTTGAACAACAACAAGCCTGGTGTGCCGCCGAAGGTGTTCAACTGATGCAACTCCTCTCCGATGAAGCCTTGAGCTTCGGTAAAGCCCTCAATTTATACGTTCCTAGCAATAATACGTTGCAACGTTCAATTATGATTGTCGAAGCAGATGGCACAATTAGCTACGAAGAATTAATCGTTGAACAAACTGACGAACCAAATCATGCAGCGGCACTCGAATTTTTAAAATCAGCTCACTAA
- a CDS encoding DUF6681 family protein, translating to MLSFLDIINHYFGYLNINNRVKNRIFSIICLIGDFYLLYKSIYYFRAQAIGRGVINLIVFLVLLYFAVMNLYFYYRGRNAVVDVSPYVEKALGGDPTAPHPLAGQTAKPKIISQVQPATGLFEEKDLLPAQLEVDSAHQQQLDQLVAQLIEAGYISLNYAGLADADIYEQAQHFQRPIYAIGERVALPFYELKQEDGQWVVYGGINAMAKAPLAVIKSVGLTPIQELTDRYQLAIAHTWITGGPHKMAGRSGVVEGSDPYQLMVQMAYQKRA from the coding sequence ATGTTATCTTTTTTGGATATCATTAATCATTATTTTGGCTACTTAAACATTAATAATCGGGTTAAAAACCGAATTTTTTCAATCATCTGTCTAATCGGTGATTTTTACTTACTATATAAGAGCATCTACTACTTTAGAGCACAAGCAATTGGACGAGGCGTGATTAATCTAATTGTTTTTTTAGTATTACTCTATTTTGCAGTGATGAATCTTTATTTCTATTATCGTGGTCGCAACGCGGTTGTCGATGTGTCACCATACGTCGAAAAGGCGCTGGGTGGCGATCCAACTGCGCCACATCCCTTAGCTGGACAAACAGCTAAGCCTAAAATCATCTCACAAGTCCAGCCAGCAACCGGCTTATTTGAAGAGAAGGATTTGCTACCAGCACAACTAGAAGTCGATAGTGCGCATCAACAACAACTCGACCAATTAGTCGCACAATTAATTGAAGCTGGCTATATCAGCTTAAATTACGCTGGGTTGGCAGATGCCGATATTTACGAGCAAGCACAACATTTCCAACGCCCAATTTATGCAATTGGTGAACGAGTGGCCTTGCCGTTTTATGAGCTTAAACAAGAAGACGGTCAGTGGGTGGTTTATGGTGGCATTAACGCGATGGCCAAGGCACCACTTGCTGTTATCAAATCAGTGGGGCTCACACCAATCCAGGAATTAACCGATCGTTATCAATTAGCGATTGCCCACACGTGGATTACTGGTGGACCACATAAGATGGCCGGCCGTAGTGGGGTTGTTGAAGGCAGTGATCCTTATCAATTAATGGTTCAAATGGCCTATCAAAAAAGAGCTTAA
- the nrdI gene encoding class Ib ribonucleoside-diphosphate reductase assembly flavoprotein NrdI, producing MNILYISLSGNTKYFISRLTTYFEKERHVRVSSINVKEHPEFTTLDQPFVTFLPAFIKGGNGVNNGYTEILTTILGDYLAYEGNYQHCYGIIGSGNRNFNKQFALTAKQYAKRFDFPYITDFELRGTVHDIPRIADAILTYRDQFCFQTTKE from the coding sequence ATAAATATTCTCTACATCAGTTTGAGTGGCAACACGAAATATTTTATTAGCAGACTGACAACATACTTTGAAAAAGAACGTCATGTTCGGGTTAGTTCCATTAATGTTAAAGAACACCCTGAATTCACCACTCTTGACCAGCCGTTTGTTACCTTCCTACCAGCCTTCATTAAAGGTGGTAATGGGGTTAATAACGGTTATACTGAAATATTAACTACTATTTTGGGAGATTACCTCGCGTACGAAGGCAATTACCAGCATTGCTACGGTATTATCGGTAGCGGTAATCGTAATTTTAATAAGCAGTTTGCACTCACGGCTAAACAATATGCTAAACGCTTCGATTTTCCTTACATTACCGATTTTGAGCTACGTGGCACCGTACACGACATTCCTCGCATTGCCGATGCCATCTTAACCTATCGCGATCAATTTTGTTTTCAAACAACAAAGGAGTAA
- a CDS encoding C40 family peptidase, with translation MKKLGKLMVSALAMLSISAPIAMSVGVVSADSVTDTKAAITKTSTENAALLTKLNDAQNKVSEINSQVSNKVIAIDDAKANIKSTDQQIVALDQSIEKAKAEVQARKSVMKKQAVSLQKEAGNSVSGNVYVDFIVNSDNFSDMMSRASVVGKLNQASKEAMTAVSDSESTLATLKTTQETKKADLVKTKSQLEADQAKLVTLKDDAEKEQKRFETEVEGHKTQLANLQSQLDSQTAAAVEAAKKQAEADKAAKTEAPKTATKSESTSSDIKNESSDNTKTEPVLNNNAGTKTPSNNNNSASKATTKPVANTGSLVSNALQFIGTPYAWGGAQPGGFDCSGLVMYAAKMAGISLPRTSQAQSTLGTQVSLSELQPGDLVFWGGVGSAHHVGIYIGNGSYVHAPAPGQSVTTMSMQYYKPDFGRRI, from the coding sequence GTGAAAAAATTAGGTAAGTTAATGGTCAGTGCGTTAGCGATGTTATCAATTAGTGCACCAATTGCGATGAGCGTGGGTGTTGTTAGTGCCGATTCAGTAACAGATACAAAGGCTGCCATTACGAAAACTAGTACTGAAAATGCCGCTTTGTTAACGAAATTAAATGATGCTCAAAATAAAGTGTCAGAAATCAATAGCCAAGTTTCTAACAAGGTCATTGCCATTGATGATGCTAAAGCAAATATCAAGTCAACTGATCAACAAATCGTTGCACTTGATCAATCAATTGAAAAAGCTAAAGCTGAAGTGCAAGCCCGTAAGAGCGTGATGAAGAAGCAAGCTGTTTCACTTCAAAAAGAAGCGGGTAACAGTGTCTCAGGGAACGTCTATGTTGATTTTATCGTCAATAGTGATAACTTCTCAGATATGATGAGTCGTGCGTCAGTTGTTGGTAAGTTAAACCAAGCCAGCAAAGAAGCGATGACAGCTGTTAGTGATTCAGAAAGTACATTGGCAACTTTAAAAACAACACAAGAAACTAAAAAAGCAGACTTGGTTAAAACAAAATCACAATTGGAAGCTGATCAGGCTAAATTGGTGACTTTAAAAGATGACGCTGAAAAAGAACAAAAGCGTTTTGAAACAGAAGTTGAAGGTCACAAAACACAATTAGCTAACTTACAAAGCCAATTGGATTCACAAACAGCAGCCGCTGTTGAAGCCGCTAAAAAACAAGCAGAAGCAGACAAAGCTGCTAAAACTGAAGCACCAAAAACGGCAACAAAATCAGAATCAACATCAAGCGATATTAAGAACGAATCATCAGACAATACTAAGACAGAACCAGTATTAAATAATAATGCTGGTACAAAAACACCAAGCAACAACAATAACTCAGCCTCAAAAGCAACAACAAAACCAGTTGCTAACACAGGCTCATTAGTGTCAAACGCACTACAATTTATTGGTACACCATATGCATGGGGTGGGGCACAACCTGGTGGCTTTGACTGTTCTGGTTTAGTGATGTATGCAGCTAAGATGGCTGGTATCAGCTTGCCACGGACATCACAAGCACAAAGTACGCTTGGGACACAAGTGTCATTATCAGAATTACAACCTGGCGACCTTGTTTTCTGGGGTGGCGTTGGTTCAGCACATCACGTTGGGATTTACATCGGTAACGGTTCATACGTTCATGCACCAGCACCTGGTCAAAGCGTAACAACCATGTCAATGCAATATTACAAACCTGACTTTGGTCGTCGGATTTAG
- the nrdE gene encoding class 1b ribonucleoside-diphosphate reductase subunit alpha codes for MENTYFYLNNLVNIPSNGEIPLHYDQEALKAYFEETVKPKTKQFDSLNAKLNYLVDEDYIDPSILEQYSHKFVQSLFDQMRDHHFRFRSFLGAYKFYTQYAMKTNDGQKFLEDFVDRVVFNALYLANGDEQLANDVADELISQRYQPATPTFLNAGKKRRGEMVSCFLIDVADSMLSIGRGVNSALQLSRIGGGVGVNLSNLRASGDSIKQISNASSGVVPVMKLLEDSFSYSNQLGQRNGAGVVYLNVFHPDILHFLDTKKENADEKIRVKTLSLGLIVPDKYYELLKTNEPMYLFSPYDVEREYRTPFAYIDITKEYNNMVANPNIKKSVFNARKLEQKISQLQQESGYPYILNIDTANQTNPVDGKIIMSNLCSEILQPQEPSKLDDDLSYKTIGTDISCNLGSTNIMNMIDSPDFGHSVEVAVRALTLVTDTTDVKEVPTVKHGNELYHTIGLGAMGLHTALARHQIEYGSPEALEFTDAYFLALNYYSLVTSNRIARERHETFAKFDQSKYADGSYFDQYLNADFKFKSTKVAKIFKNIKLPSVTDWKALKQAVITGGLYHRNRLAVAPNGSISYVNETSASLHPITQLVEQRQENKVGSIFYPAPYLSNETLPYYTPAYDIDQRKIIDTYAVAQKHIDQGMSLTLFMRSVLKPDLYEWKDNNNLKMTTRDLNRLRNYAWTKGIKSLYYIRTFTEDDEIKTANECESCMI; via the coding sequence ATGGAAAATACCTATTTTTACTTAAATAACCTCGTAAATATCCCAAGCAACGGAGAAATTCCGCTACATTATGATCAAGAAGCCCTAAAGGCTTATTTCGAAGAGACAGTTAAACCGAAGACCAAGCAATTTGATTCGTTAAATGCCAAGTTAAATTACTTGGTTGACGAAGATTATATCGATCCAAGTATCCTGGAACAATACTCTCACAAGTTTGTGCAGTCCTTGTTCGACCAAATGAGAGACCATCACTTTCGTTTTCGCAGCTTTCTCGGTGCCTACAAGTTCTACACACAATATGCCATGAAAACTAATGATGGCCAGAAATTTTTGGAAGACTTTGTCGATCGCGTCGTCTTCAATGCCCTCTATCTCGCTAATGGTGATGAACAACTTGCCAATGACGTTGCCGATGAATTGATTTCACAACGTTATCAGCCTGCCACCCCCACGTTTCTCAACGCGGGTAAAAAACGGCGCGGTGAAATGGTATCATGTTTTTTAATCGATGTGGCCGACTCCATGCTCTCAATTGGACGTGGCGTTAATTCTGCCCTTCAACTATCTCGAATCGGTGGGGGCGTCGGCGTTAACCTGTCAAACTTGCGCGCCTCAGGTGATTCTATTAAGCAGATTTCCAACGCCTCGTCTGGCGTTGTACCAGTGATGAAGTTACTTGAAGACTCATTTAGCTACAGTAACCAACTTGGGCAACGGAACGGCGCCGGAGTGGTTTATCTCAACGTCTTCCATCCTGACATCTTACATTTTCTGGATACCAAAAAGGAAAATGCGGACGAAAAAATTCGGGTGAAGACCTTGTCCCTCGGTTTGATTGTTCCTGATAAATATTATGAATTACTCAAGACTAACGAACCAATGTATCTTTTTAGCCCCTATGATGTCGAACGTGAATATCGTACGCCATTTGCTTACATCGATATCACCAAAGAATATAACAACATGGTCGCTAACCCCAATATTAAGAAGTCAGTTTTTAACGCGCGGAAACTAGAACAAAAGATTTCTCAACTCCAACAAGAATCTGGTTATCCTTACATCTTGAACATTGATACGGCCAACCAAACTAACCCTGTCGATGGCAAAATTATTATGAGTAACCTTTGTAGTGAGATCTTACAGCCTCAAGAACCGTCAAAACTTGATGACGACCTATCGTACAAGACAATTGGCACCGATATTTCATGTAATCTCGGATCAACTAATATCATGAATATGATTGACTCGCCGGACTTCGGTCACTCAGTTGAGGTTGCTGTTCGTGCGCTCACCCTCGTAACTGACACAACCGACGTTAAGGAAGTACCGACTGTTAAACATGGTAACGAACTTTACCACACGATTGGATTAGGGGCTATGGGTCTGCATACTGCCCTTGCACGCCACCAAATTGAGTATGGCTCACCAGAGGCCCTTGAATTTACTGATGCCTACTTCCTAGCTTTAAACTACTATTCACTCGTTACGAGCAATCGAATTGCCCGTGAACGCCACGAAACCTTCGCTAAATTTGACCAATCAAAGTACGCTGATGGCAGTTACTTCGATCAATACTTGAACGCAGACTTTAAATTTAAGAGTACCAAAGTTGCAAAAATCTTCAAAAATATTAAATTACCATCTGTTACAGATTGGAAGGCACTCAAGCAAGCTGTGATTACTGGCGGCCTTTATCATCGTAATAGACTCGCTGTGGCACCGAACGGGTCAATTTCGTACGTCAATGAAACAAGTGCATCACTTCATCCAATCACACAATTAGTAGAACAACGTCAGGAAAATAAGGTAGGCTCAATCTTCTATCCAGCACCTTACCTGTCTAACGAAACTTTGCCTTACTACACACCCGCATATGATATTGATCAACGAAAAATTATTGACACCTATGCCGTAGCTCAAAAGCACATTGATCAAGGCATGAGTCTGACACTATTTATGCGTTCAGTTTTGAAACCTGACCTTTACGAGTGGAAGGACAATAACAATTTAAAGATGACAACCCGAGACCTTAACCGGTTACGGAATTACGCCTGGACAAAAGGCATTAAGTCACTTTATTACATTCGAACGTTTACAGAAGACGATGAAATTAAAACGGCAAATGAATGTGAATCATGCATGATCTAG
- a CDS encoding IS256 family transposase → MNELTTEIIAALAQKQDLDEVFRHHLEIAINQLLQTELAEFLGYERYSYAGINTGNNRNGSYERSFDTKYGQLNLTIPRDRNGRFENHTLPAYGRHSDNLETTVIQLYTKGITTAEIAELIEKMYGAHYSKATVSNMTKAVNEQVQAFQQRRLASQYAAIFLDATYLPLKRDTVQKEAVHIAIGIRPDGTKEVLNYQVAPAESTGIWTELLGTLIKQGVKDVLLFVADGLVGLDEGLNRHFPKAKRQRCLVHVGRNLMNKVRVKDRKAVISDFKQVHRAANREAAELKLNEFANNWHQTYPKLIKDLLKMPNLLTFMDFPPAIRQSLYSTNLIENFNKHLKRTTHHKEQFPTEDSLDRFLVSQFNVYNEKSLKRIQRGFKGLQDTLEASFI, encoded by the coding sequence ATGAATGAACTTACCACAGAAATTATCGCTGCACTAGCCCAAAAGCAAGATTTGGACGAAGTTTTTCGTCACCACCTCGAAATTGCGATTAACCAGCTGCTTCAAACCGAATTGGCAGAGTTTTTGGGTTACGAACGCTACTCATACGCTGGGATTAACACTGGTAATAACCGCAACGGCAGTTATGAGCGCTCGTTTGATACGAAGTACGGCCAACTTAACTTAACCATTCCTCGAGATCGCAATGGCCGGTTTGAAAATCATACCTTGCCAGCCTACGGTCGGCACAGTGATAATTTAGAAACAACGGTCATTCAGTTGTATACCAAGGGAATTACCACTGCTGAAATTGCCGAACTCATTGAGAAAATGTACGGTGCTCACTACTCCAAAGCCACGGTTTCCAACATGACTAAAGCCGTCAATGAACAGGTTCAAGCTTTCCAGCAACGTCGACTGGCTTCACAATATGCGGCCATCTTCTTAGATGCCACTTACTTGCCGTTAAAGCGGGATACCGTTCAAAAAGAAGCCGTTCATATTGCGATTGGCATTCGTCCAGATGGTACGAAAGAAGTGCTGAACTACCAAGTGGCGCCAGCGGAATCGACTGGAATCTGGACTGAACTGCTGGGAACCTTGATCAAGCAAGGCGTTAAAGATGTGCTGTTGTTTGTGGCCGATGGGTTAGTTGGTTTGGATGAAGGCTTGAATCGGCATTTCCCTAAAGCCAAACGACAACGTTGCCTGGTTCATGTTGGGCGGAATCTGATGAACAAAGTTCGCGTAAAAGACCGCAAGGCCGTGATCAGTGACTTTAAACAAGTTCATCGGGCCGCCAACCGTGAAGCAGCCGAACTGAAACTGAATGAGTTCGCCAACAACTGGCATCAGACCTATCCCAAATTAATCAAAGATCTGCTTAAAATGCCGAATTTACTCACTTTCATGGACTTTCCACCAGCTATCCGGCAATCACTATACTCCACTAACCTGATTGAGAACTTTAATAAGCATCTCAAGCGCACCACCCATCACAAAGAACAATTTCCAACGGAAGATTCACTGGATCGCTTCCTGGTTTCTCAGTTTAATGTTTATAACGAGAAGTCTCTGAAGCGGATCCAACGAGGGTTCAAAGGACTCCAGGACACCTTGGAAGCATCATTTATTTAA
- a CDS encoding IS30-like element ISLpl1 family transposase: protein MSSITYSERIKIETFCELGLSNIQMGVRLNRSPSTISYELSRCQPYQAELAQTDAEYKRSRCGRKTKLSDELKQKILNHLRLSWSPGMIAHEFKLATKSIYNWLNQGRICFSLNDLPEHGVRQRRNVDQRSKYNQSLGRSIEQRPMMINQRNRIGDFELDTVVGPRGHSKAVLLTLIDRKSRFLWAYRLKDRTTATVNEALTKFLTTFNGPVHSFTVDRGTEFSGLVSLESQYGIKTYYCHAYTPAERGSNERFNRNLRYFYPKGTRFEHISAQDLTTTLLQINQRPLKILDWQTPYQVMLTNLSKNSD from the coding sequence TTGTCTAGTATAACCTATTCCGAACGAATTAAAATCGAAACCTTTTGTGAACTAGGGCTGTCCAATATCCAAATGGGCGTTCGGCTGAACCGATCACCGTCAACAATTTCTTATGAATTATCTCGATGTCAACCTTATCAGGCTGAATTAGCACAAACAGATGCCGAATACAAGCGATCACGATGTGGTCGGAAAACTAAGCTGAGCGATGAGTTAAAGCAAAAAATTCTCAACCATTTACGTCTAAGCTGGTCACCAGGAATGATTGCTCACGAATTTAAACTAGCTACTAAATCTATTTATAATTGGCTAAATCAGGGGAGAATTTGTTTCTCCTTGAATGATCTACCTGAACATGGCGTACGCCAACGGCGTAACGTTGACCAACGATCCAAATATAATCAATCTTTGGGGCGATCAATTGAACAGCGTCCCATGATGATTAATCAACGTAATCGCATCGGCGATTTTGAACTAGATACAGTCGTTGGTCCTCGTGGGCATAGTAAGGCAGTTTTATTAACTTTAATCGATCGCAAATCACGGTTCCTTTGGGCATACCGGTTAAAAGATCGGACGACAGCGACTGTTAATGAAGCACTAACTAAGTTCCTAACCACTTTTAATGGTCCGGTGCACAGCTTTACTGTGGACCGTGGCACTGAGTTTAGTGGGCTAGTATCACTTGAATCACAATATGGTATTAAGACCTATTACTGCCATGCTTATACGCCAGCTGAACGTGGTAGTAATGAACGCTTTAATCGGAATTTACGTTATTTTTATCCTAAAGGGACTCGTTTTGAGCACATTAGTGCTCAAGATTTAACGACGACGTTACTCCAAATTAACCAGCGACCGCTTAAAATACTCGACTGGCAAACACCGTATCAGGTTATGCTGACAAATTTGTCCAAAAATTCGGATTAA
- the nrdF gene encoding class 1b ribonucleoside-diphosphate reductase subunit beta — protein MSYKTINWDVIEDELDEYVWDKATAQYWLDTRVPVSNDLRDWRTLSGTEKSVINRVVGGLALLDTLQSEEGVDVLRPDVRTRKEAAVLNDFLMMESIHAKSYGTILTSLNDQATVDEVFKWMNNNPRMQYKAKRINDIYQTGNNLEKKVASVFLEGILYYTNFFTPLWYRGNNKLANLSEVIKLVIRDESVHGTYLGYKFQLGYNELSATEQKTFKKWMDELLDDLLENEFAFTEEVYAPIGLAEDVKQFVHYNANKALQNMGFESRFPNAEIKDINPIVMNGISTETANHDFFSQVGAGYLMGNAEAMSSGDYDF, from the coding sequence ATGAGCTATAAAACAATTAATTGGGACGTCATCGAAGACGAACTTGACGAATATGTATGGGATAAAGCAACGGCACAATACTGGCTGGATACGCGAGTACCTGTTTCTAATGATTTACGGGACTGGCGGACACTCTCTGGCACCGAAAAATCGGTTATCAATCGGGTTGTGGGTGGATTAGCCTTGCTGGACACACTCCAATCCGAAGAAGGAGTCGACGTGCTGCGGCCCGACGTTCGGACACGAAAAGAAGCAGCAGTCCTCAATGACTTTTTGATGATGGAGTCAATTCATGCCAAAAGCTACGGCACTATTTTGACATCTTTGAACGATCAAGCCACTGTTGACGAAGTATTCAAATGGATGAACAATAATCCCAGAATGCAATACAAAGCCAAACGGATCAATGATATTTATCAAACGGGAAACAACCTTGAAAAGAAAGTTGCAAGCGTCTTTCTTGAAGGAATTTTGTACTACACCAACTTTTTTACCCCACTTTGGTACCGTGGTAACAATAAGCTGGCAAATCTTTCTGAAGTTATCAAACTGGTGATCCGCGATGAATCTGTTCATGGTACCTACCTCGGCTACAAATTTCAATTGGGATATAACGAGCTATCGGCGACTGAACAAAAAACATTCAAAAAGTGGATGGATGAGTTGCTCGACGATCTCCTTGAGAACGAGTTTGCGTTCACCGAAGAAGTTTACGCGCCGATTGGGTTAGCGGAAGACGTTAAACAATTCGTTCACTACAACGCCAACAAGGCGCTCCAAAATATGGGCTTTGAATCCCGCTTCCCCAATGCTGAGATTAAAGATATCAACCCAATCGTAATGAACGGAATTTCAACCGAAACGGCTAATCATGATTTCTTCTCACAAGTTGGTGCTGGCTATCTAATGGGTAATGCTGAAGCTATGAGTAGCGGCGACTATGACTTCTAA